Proteins found in one Nitrosopumilus maritimus SCM1 genomic segment:
- a CDS encoding DNA primase, whose product MLALGQDEIAKYPFLADAGQYLKDKGFTLEQFGTDPDLKELITKAYERIQVAADGKIYKSDLIGDQVSKEAALPREVFSFLLAIVLLKLSGMHTLIKRFALAEARRAEKYLEKDLADISDESKKQLAIRVIDDLFSVQIEKLDDYFVIPVSDYLKHSINFHEREWKLINRHVENGQVFLTPHETVRLIRKELGTYINSKIVNAKTPTMIPGFEDSVNKLVMLSKKFSTFTVTTGEYPPCIKHAIDILEKGENLPHSGRFMLATFLLSKGQSVQQIAPLFKNAPDYNERVTLYQLNHLAGTSGSGTQYSCPSCEKLKTQSLCFATSECDGIITPLQFGKKRK is encoded by the coding sequence ATGCTGGCACTTGGACAAGATGAAATTGCAAAATACCCATTCTTAGCTGATGCTGGTCAGTATCTGAAAGATAAGGGATTCACCTTAGAACAATTTGGAACAGATCCTGATCTTAAGGAACTGATAACTAAGGCATATGAGAGAATTCAAGTTGCAGCAGATGGCAAGATCTACAAATCTGATCTTATTGGGGATCAGGTCTCAAAAGAAGCAGCACTACCTAGAGAAGTTTTCTCATTTTTACTCGCTATAGTTTTGTTAAAACTAAGTGGTATGCATACTCTAATCAAGAGATTTGCGCTAGCTGAGGCAAGACGAGCTGAAAAATATCTAGAAAAGGACCTAGCAGATATTTCAGATGAATCAAAAAAACAATTAGCAATTAGGGTAATTGATGATTTATTTTCAGTTCAAATAGAAAAACTGGATGATTATTTTGTAATTCCCGTATCTGATTATCTAAAACATTCTATTAATTTTCATGAAAGGGAATGGAAATTAATTAATAGACATGTTGAAAATGGACAAGTCTTTCTTACTCCTCATGAAACTGTGAGATTGATTAGAAAAGAACTTGGTACATACATCAATTCAAAAATAGTAAATGCAAAAACACCAACAATGATTCCTGGCTTTGAAGATTCTGTAAACAAACTTGTAATGTTATCAAAAAAATTCTCAACTTTTACAGTAACAACTGGAGAATATCCTCCATGCATCAAACATGCAATTGACATACTTGAAAAAGGTGAAAATCTTCCACACTCTGGTAGATTTATGTTAGCAACTTTTCTTCTTTCAAAAGGACAATCTGTTCAACAAATTGCACCATTATTCAAGAATGCTCCTGATTATAATGAGCGCGTAACTCTTTACCAACTCAATCATTTAGCTGGAACTTCTGGCAGTGGCACCCAATATTCTTGTCCTTCATGTGAAAAATTAAAAACACAAAGTCTTTGTTTTGCAACATCTGAATGTGATGGCATAATCACTCCACTTCAATTTGGAAAAAAGAGAAAATAA
- a CDS encoding DNA primase small subunit domain-containing protein — translation MNETDIKFLESAFKKYYFEQFELIRVPERTSEREFGYQKFNSGMTRHISVKDDKELHLLLMQNVPSDVYCSNAYYSFPNLPMNEKDWKEADLIFDIDAKDLNLSCRGNHTLSICNECHEISNNSEKCSKCNSTKLEKKSLPCKNCIDSSKIEVKKLSEILTNDLSVNKDDIQVYFSGNEGFHIYVYNSQFQQNGSRERSELVDYIMFNGAIPEKFGMKKFKPNRNSFPDFDEAGWKGRFSKYVYGSKSKRSKIVSELLSNGYSSFQKTLDDVSENIGTKIDPNVTMDIHRIFRLPGSINSKSGLTKIHCKDLVKFDAYVDSSFLSDDSVEVLANCPIEFKLKNKKFGPYHNEKVSVPTFAAVYMVCKKLATIA, via the coding sequence ATGAATGAAACTGATATAAAATTTCTAGAAAGTGCGTTCAAAAAATATTATTTTGAACAATTCGAATTGATTAGAGTACCAGAACGTACATCTGAAAGAGAATTTGGTTATCAAAAATTCAACTCAGGAATGACACGTCATATTTCAGTCAAAGATGACAAAGAACTGCATTTACTACTAATGCAAAACGTTCCATCTGATGTCTATTGTTCAAATGCATACTATTCATTTCCAAATTTACCTATGAATGAGAAAGATTGGAAGGAAGCTGATCTTATTTTTGATATTGATGCAAAGGATCTTAATCTATCGTGTAGAGGAAATCATACTTTATCAATATGCAATGAATGTCATGAAATTTCAAATAATTCTGAAAAATGTTCAAAATGTAACTCTACAAAATTAGAAAAAAAATCTTTGCCATGTAAGAATTGTATAGACTCTTCAAAAATTGAAGTTAAAAAATTATCAGAAATTCTAACAAATGATCTTTCAGTAAACAAAGATGATATTCAAGTATATTTTTCTGGGAATGAAGGATTTCATATCTATGTTTATAATTCACAATTTCAACAAAATGGTTCTAGAGAAAGATCAGAGCTTGTAGATTACATTATGTTTAATGGTGCAATCCCTGAAAAATTTGGAATGAAAAAATTTAAGCCAAATAGAAATTCTTTTCCAGATTTTGATGAAGCTGGATGGAAAGGACGATTTTCAAAATATGTTTATGGGTCAAAATCAAAAAGATCAAAGATCGTCTCAGAATTACTTTCAAATGGTTATTCATCATTCCAAAAAACTTTGGATGATGTTTCTGAAAATATTGGTACAAAAATTGATCCAAATGTTACAATGGATATTCATAGAATCTTTCGTTTACCAGGCTCTATCAATAGTAAAAGCGGTCTTACAAAAATTCATTGTAAAGACTTGGTAAAATTTGATGCTTATGTCGATTCATCTTTTCTTAGTGATGATAGTGTTGAAGTCTTAGCAAATTGTCCAATTGAGTTTAAATTAAAAAATAAAAAATTTGGGCCATATCATAACGAAAAAGTAAGTGTTCCTACATTTGCTGCAGTCTATATGGTATGCAAAAAACTAGCAACAATAGCCTAA